TCGGCTGTTGAGTTGAGCGGCGCCGCTGGGGCCGTCTCGGCGAGGGATGAACGTGCAACACGACAAGGAGGGATTCATGAAAGTCATCGAAACGGCGCAAAGGTATCTCGTGGCGTTCATGGCCGTGGCGTTCGCCGCCGCGGTGGTTGCGGCCGGCGGCGTCGCCAGGGCCGCGGACGACCCGCTGCTCCAGACCCTGGTCAAGAAGGGCGTCCTGACCCCGGAGGAGGCCCGGGCCATCGCGAAGGAGAACGGGCGGGAGGCCGGGCTTCCGCCGGCGCTCCAGGGGCTGTCCATCGGCCTCCTGGGGTACCTCGACTATTCCATCGGGAAGTCGCCCAAGGCGGGCGGGGAAGAGAGCTTCGACCGCTTCACCCTGGGCCGGGGCTACCTAACGGTGAAGAAGCGGATCACCCCCTGGCTCTCCGCCCGGATCACGAGCGACATCACCCGGAAGGCGGACGGTGACTGGGAATTCCGGCTGAAGTACCTCTACGCGGAGTTCCGGCCGGGGGATCTCGGTTTCCTCACCGACATGAAGGCCGAATTCGGGCAGGGGCACAATCCCTGGCTGGACTTCGAGGAACACGTCAACCCCTACCGCTGCCAGGGCACCATGGCCATCGAGCGTGCCGGTGTCTTCAATTCCGCCGACCTCGGCGTCAGCCTGCGCGGCAACATCGGCGGGAAGCTGCCCGACGCCAAGGAGAAGACCGGCAACCATCACTACGACGGCCTCTACGGGAGCTGGCAGGTCGGCGTCTACAACGGGGGCGGCTACCATGCCGACGAGGCCAACCAGAACAAGGCCGTCGAGGTGCGCCTGACGGCCCGGCCCCTGCCCTGGCTCCTGCCCGGCTTCCAGTTGAGCTACCTCGGGATGTTCGGGGAGGGCAACAAGGACTACAACGGCGACAAGCCCGACTATATGGTGAACCTGGGGATGCTGAGCTACGAGCACCCGCTCTTCATCTTCACCGCCCAGTACTTCCAGACCACCGGGAACGCCGCCGGTTCCTGGGTCAAGACCGATGCACTGGGCAACCTGGTGGACGAACTCCAGACCCAGGGTTACTCGTTCTTCGGGCGGGTGCGCCTGCCCTTCGTCACGAACCGCCTCTCGCTCTTCGGCCGCTACGATCACTTCGACCAGGACAACGATGACGACATCGCCAAGGACACCGCCTACGACCTCTACATCGTCGGCCTGTCCTTCGATGTCGCCAAGGGGAACCTGCTGGTGCTCGACTACGAAACCACCAACTACGACGACGACACGGGGCTCAAGCACAAACTGCCCGCCACGGGCACCAAGCTCGGCGACGACTACAAGGTCCAACTGGTCTACCAGCTGGCCTTCTAGGATCGCCGGCCGTCACCGCGCCCGGGGGCGGGTCCGCCCGCCCCCGGGGCACATCCCCGGCGGACGACGGGGGACGACCCCGGGCGGGGCGTGGGCACGGCGGAGAGGAGACATGATGCCGGCACGAAGATGCGGCGGGCGAGCGCCCCGGGGGGCCGCGGCCCTTGCGGCGGCGGTCTTCTGCTGTGCCGTGGTCGCCGTCCCCGTGGACCGGGCGGCGGCCGCCTCCGGGCAGGATGCCGCGACCGCGGAGCGCCTCGACCGCCTGGAGGAACGGGTCGGGGACCTCGAGCGGGCGCTGGAAGAGAAGGACGCCCAGATCCGAGAGCTGCGCCGGCGGGCGGCCGGCCCCGAAGGACCCGGGAAGCGACCCGGGGCGGGCGGCGAGACGCCCCTGGTCTTCACGCCCCCCGGGGGGGACATCCAGGTGGGGTTCGGCGGCCAGTACCGCGTCAATTCCTATGCCGCCGACAACGACCTGCCCGGGGACCATCCCACCGCGAGCCGGGTCCGCATCCGCCAGGACCTGGACTTCCGGTTCGGCGAGCGGTTGCGATCGCACCTCGAGCTGGAACTCGGTCATACCAACGACAACCTGACCACAACGCCCTCCGGCTCCCGCGCCACCACGGTGGGGGTGCGACACGCCGTCGTGGCCTTCGCCCCCCTGGGGTTGCACGGCCCCGAGGTGCGGGCGGGCATCCTTCCACTCTCCGACCGGTTCGGCGACGTGCTCTTTTCCGCCGACTGGGACTACAACCCCGTGGGGGTCGAGGTCCGGGTCCCCCTGGGACCGGTTCAGGTCCGGGGTTTCGCCGCCGATCTCCATGAGGGGGCGGAACCCGTCGCCCACGACGATTTCGACCATTACCAGCTCGATCTCCAGGTCCGGCCGGCGCCGGGCCTGCGGCTGACGGCCGGGCTCTCGTTCCTGGATGCGGCCACCCCTGACGGACACCACACGCGGCGCCACTGGAACTACGGGGCCGGCGTCGAGGTGGAGGCCGGGCCCGCCGTGGCGGTCCGCGCCTGCGTCCTTGGGTCCAGGACCGACGGCCGTCTGCTCGGCGTGGACGATCCCGGGCAGGGGTGCGCGGCGAAGCTGGAGGTGACCGCCGAGGCCGGGCCGCACGCCGCCGGTCTCATGGCGACCTACGCCTCCGGCGAACGGGACGGGAGCGGCTTCCTGCCCGTCATGGCCCTTTCCCGGACCTACGGTTACTGGGGCTACACCGGGCTCCTGACCGTCCAGGGGGCCACCGACACCGGCATCGACGAGAGCGCCGTCAACATCTCCAACAACGGCTACGGCCTCGTGACCGTCCAGGCCTATTACACCCACCGGTTCGAGAGCCGGTTCTCCCTCCGGCTCGCCGCCGGCTGGTTCGGCGCCAGCCACACGCCGCGGGGCCGCAGCTCGGAACTCGGTATCGACACCCTGGTCATGGGGACCTGGCGCCTCCACCGGTACCTGACCTTGGACCTCGGGGTGGCCTACGCGCACCTCCGGGACGGGATCAGCGGCTACTGGTCCGGGGTCGGGCCGGCGGGCTTCGTTGCGCCGGCGGGCGCCCGGCGGGACAAGACCGCGGCCTTCTCCCGGCTCCAGCTGGCCTTTTAGCCGAAAAAAAAAGCCCCCCTTTCGGGGGGCTGGGGTGGAGGGGCCACGGCCCGTGGCCCCTGCCGAATCGGTGGCCCGGGAAGGCCCGGCCCCGTGCCTTCGTGCCTTCCCACCCGTGGCCCGGCCGCCGGCCGCGTCTTCATCACCCGAACAGCCTCCAGAGCAGTTTCGCGGCCACGGCGAGGAGGACCCCGCCGAACATCCGCTTGATCCAGGCGGCCTTCATCCGCTCCCGCATCACCTTGGCCCCCAACTGCGAGCCGACGATCACCGCCGCCAGGGTCGCCCCCATGAGGGGCCAGTCGAAGTGGCCCTCGGCCAGGTGCCCGGCGAACCCCGAAAAGGACGAGAAGACCACCACGAAGGCACTGGTGGCCGCGGCCTGCTTGGTGGGGTAGCCCATGGCGAGCATCATGGGGACGAAGAGGAAGCCGCCCCCGATCCCGAGGAGCCCGGCGATCATCCCCACGCCGAAGCCGCCCGCCCCCATGAGGGCGAACCGGGCCCCCGGGGCCATGTGCCGCCGCGTGTCGGGCCGGCCCGCGGCGATGAGCATCCGCCCACCGGCGAGGATCATCCCGGCGGCGAAGAGGAGGATGAGGGTCTCGGTGGGGACGTAGCGGGTAAAGAGCGCGCCCACCGGCGCCCCGAGAAACGAGGAGACGATGAGGGGCGCGGCCCCCCGGACGTCCACCATGCCGGCCCGCAGGTACGAGACGGCGGCGGAGAGGGCGGTGACGCCGTTGAGCAGGAGCCCCGTGGGGATGGCCACGGACTTGAAGTCGTAGCCGAACCAGTGGAAGACCGGGATGTAGAGCATGGCGCCCCCGAGGCCCAGCATGGAGAAGAGGAATGCCAGGGCGAGGACGATGGCGGCGGTCAGGGAGAGCATCATGGGCGGGACCTCCCGGGGGTCGCCCGGCCGCCGCGGCGGCGGCCGGGCGGGGGCATCAGTCCGGGTAGCCGGAGCACGGGATGCAGTAGAGCTCGCCGTCGGTGCCCACCCGGAGCTTGTTCACGAAGGTGAGCTCCCCGCATCCGGCGCAGCGGCGGGCTTCGAAGACCCCCTTCCCCTTGGGGACCTCCACGGTCCGGACCTCCCCGACCTCGAGGAACTCCGCCTCCGGGAGCCCGAGGATCCGTTCCACCAGGGGGTCGGCGATCTCGGCCGGGATCTCTTGCGGCGGAACGCCCGCCTTCCGCTGCTGGACGAAGGGGGAGGCCAGGGCCTTCTCGAAGAAGTCGGGTTTGACCGCCACGCGGACGGCCCGTCCCGTCCGGGCGTCGATGAGGGTGAAGGCGAGCTTGTTGTAGTAGAGCTTCCGGACGTTGGCCTTGCCGTAGGTGCAGCCCGTGGCCGTCATGAGGCCGTCCAGGAAGCAGGCGGCGGCATGGCCCTTCCCTGTCTCGGACTCCAGGAGGAGTTCCTTGTCCTGGGCCCGCTCGACCCCGAGGGTCCGCATGGCGGCCAGGCCCGCCCGGAGCCCCATGGGCATGGCGGGGCACTTGTGGCCGTGGAAGGCGAGACCGATGGGAAAGAGTTCGTCGAGTTTCTTCATGGTGACACCTCCTTGCTGGATTGTGGTGCTGCCGTGTCAAGGGGCGCCGCGAAGCGCCAGGTGACCTGGCAGACGAGGCGGCCGGCGTCGTTTCGGGCGATGCCGTTTTCGGTGATGAAGTCCCCGGCCCGGAGTACGGCGTAGAAGACCTGGACGTCCCAGTCCCGGGCGGGCCGCCACTGGATCACAGCGTCGAATTCGTCCCCGATGTGGGCGTGGCGGTTGCCGGGCACCCGGTAGCCGTAGTAGGTCCACTTGTCGGCCTTCTCCGCCAGGGAGAACCGGTGGAGGGCCAGGTGGACCGAGAGCCCGGGGCGGGGGGCGAGGTCGAGGCTCGCCTGGTCGTCCACCATGTTGCCCCAGGACATGACGTCCAGGCGGCCGTAGTGGCGGCCGTCCGTGGAGCCGAAGGGGCTGGAGAAGGTCCGGACGCGGTCGTCGCCGGGGCGGGGGTCGCCCGAGGCGTAGACCCGGCCCAGGCCGAGCCGCGGCCGCCAGGGAAGGTCCCGGAAGGTCCAGCCCGCCTTGGCCACGTAGGCGTAGGCCGAGACGTCCGGGTCCGGGCCGCGGCGGTCTTCGAAGCGGCCGGTTTCCCGGATCCATGTGAGGTCGAACCAGAGGCCCCGCCAGTCGTCCTCGTAGAGGCGGCAGCCGAAGAAGCGGGTGTCCTCGCGCCGGTCGCGGTCGAAGAAGCGGGCCTTCTTCCAGGCGAAGAAGGGCTCGACGCCCCCGGTGGCGGACCAGGCGTGGCGGGCGTAGAGGCCCACGCCCTGGTAGGCGTGGCGGGCGGCCAGGCTCAACGACTCCGGGTCCTTGGTCTTGGTCTGCCCGTACCAGACGTCGGCGAAGTCCCGGCCCCGGCGGAGCGAGTACCGGGCGGCGTCCCAGAGCCAGCCGATGGCGTTTCCCCAGGAGCCGGGGCCGAAGACGCGGCGGTCGCCGTACCAGATGACCTGGCGGCCGAGGACGAGGCGGGACTGCCGGGTCCCGATCCCCTTGATCGTCACCTGGGCGTCGTAGAGCTCGAGGTATTCCTCGTAGGGGTCCATGACCACCTCGTCGCTGGTGCCCCGGTTCTTCACGAAGTCGTCCTGGTCGAGGGACCAGCCCCAGACCCGGGCGTCGTAGAGGTGGAGGCGCCAGTCGATCCGCCGGCCCTCCCCCGTAAGGCCGGCCACCACGCGCTGGAGGAGGAGCCGGTCGTCGGGCTCGCCCCGGACGGTGCCGGCGGAGTCCACGGCCGCGTCCCCGTAGGCCTTCTTGTTGAGGCCGTTCCAGGCCTCGAACCGTTCGCGGATCTCCCCGTCGAGGGTGACCCCCGCCCGCGCCGCCGCGCACCGGAGCCCGAAGAGCAGGGCGGCGAGAAGGAGAAGGGCCCGCGCCGGCAGCGGGCCCCGCGGGGGGCGCAAGGCGCGGCCGGCCGGCCGCCTCTCCCGTTTCCCCGGCATCTCACCGTCCCCGGGCCGGGGCCTTCCCGGCCCGCCGCGCCAGTCCCTCAGCCACCCCGCGTGCCCAGGCCCTGAGGTCCTCGAAGAGGGTGTAGAAGATGGGCACGTAGATCAGGGTGAGCAGGGTGGAGACGAAGAGCCCGCCGATGGCCACCACCGCCAGGGGCGAGAGGCGCTCGAGGCCCAGGGCGCGTTCCGCGGCGATGGGCAGCATCCCCACGATGGTCCCGAGGGCGGTCATGAGGATGGGCCGCGTCCGGACGCGCACCGCCCGCTCGATGGCCTCCCGGAGGGGCACCCCCTCGGCCCGCGACTTTTCGATGAAGTCGATGAGCAGGATGGAGTTGTTCACCACGATGCCCGCCAGGAGGATCATCCCCATGTTGGCCGGCATGCAGGCGTGGCGGCCGGTGAGGAGGAGGCCCCAGGCCGCCCCGATCATGGCGAGCGGGATGCTCGTCATGATGGTGAGGGGGTTCAGCCACGACCGGAAGGTGGGCGCCAGGGAGAAGAAGAGGAGCACCACGGCGAGGCCGAGGGCCCGCTTGAGGCGGCGGCCCGCCTCCTCCATGTTCTTGATCTCGCCCTCGTGGCGGAGCGTGTACCCGGGGGGCAGCCGGAGGCCGGCCAGGGCCTTTTGGATGCGGCCTTGGAGGTGCGTGATGGCCGTGGTGGCCCGGTAGCCGTAGACGTCCACCGTGGGCTCGAGGTCTTGGCGGGTGAAGCGGGTCCGGGTGCGGGCCCGGGTCACCCGGGCCAGCTCGGCCAGGGGCACCGGGCCGATCCGGGTCCGGACCTGGATGGCCTCGATGTCCGGCCGGCTGTCCCGGGCCTCGGCGGGGTAGCGCACCCGCACGACGTAGCCGTCCTCGCCGGGGACGCGGAGCACGGAGGCGGGCCCGCCTCTCACCGCCTCGGTGAGCTGCCGGCTGATCTCCACCGGGTCCAGGCCGTAGCGGGCGGCCTTCTCCTGGTCCACCCGGATCCGCCACTCGGTCTTGTCCAGGGTCCAGGAGCGCGAGACGGTGGTCAGCCCCCGCACCCGGCGGATCCGGGCCGCCACGTCGTCCGCCAGCCGGTCCAGGACGGCGGGGTCCGGGCCCGAGATCATGACGTCCACCGACGCGGCGATGGAGGAGAGGGGAGTGGCGCCGAAGTCGAAGACGTCGAGGCTCTTGAGGCCCGGGATGGCGGCGGCCCGCTTCCGGATGGCCGCCTCGAGCTCCCAGATGGTCTCCTTTCGGTGGAAACGGTCCACGAAGTGGACCGTGACGAGGCCCTGCTGGGGGATGCGCCCGGTCCCGAAGCTCACCACGCCGGGCTCGGACCCCACGGTGGTGGAGATCCGTTCGACCCCGGGCATGTCCTGGAGCACGGCCTCGATCCGTGCGGCCACGGCCTCGGTGGCCGCCAGGGAGCTGTCGGAATCCGTCTCGAAGGCGATCTTTACGATGCCCGTGTCCATGGGAGGCATGAGATCCCGGCCGGCAAGGGGCATCTGCCGCATGCTGGCCACGAACAGTAAGGCGGCCACCAGGAGGAAGAGGCCCCGGTGCCGCAGGGCCACCTCGATCAGCCCCGCGAAGAAGTCCCGAACCGGATCCACGAGGTACCGCCCGACGTGGCTCACCCAGCGTTCCACGCGGTTTCTGGATGTGCCGGCCTTTACTACGTGCCGGGCCAACAGGGGGATCACCGTCACCGAGACCGCGTAGCTGACGAGGAGCGCCATGGCCAGGACCACCGTGAACTGGCGGAGGATCTTTTCCACGTATCCGCCGATGAACATGATGGGGACCAGGACGATGGCCGATGTGAAGACACCGGCCCAGTTGGCGAGCAGGATCTCGTTGACCCCGTCCACCACCGCCCGGTGGATGTCTTTCCCGAGTTCCCTGAAGTGGCGCTCGATGTTCTCGATCACCACGATGGCGCCGTCCAGGAGGAGGCCCACCGCCACGATCATGGCCGTCAGCGTCACGATGTTCAGCTCGTAGCCGAAGACGTACATGGCCGCGAATGTGAGGAAGTAGGTGAAGGGGATGGAGACGGCGGCCAGGAGCGAGATCCGGGTGTTGGCCAGGATCAGGAAGATCACCGCCACGGTCATGACGATGGCGTCCCGGAGGGCATCCACCATGTTGGAGATGCTGGTCTCGATGATGGTCTTCTGGGTGTCGGCCACCTCGAAGGTCACGTCGGGGAACCGGGCGCGGATGGCCGGCAGCGCCCGTTCCAGGGCGGCGATGGTGGTGGTGACGTGGCCCTTTTCCGGCCGGAGGATGTTGACGCCGATGGCCGGGTGGCCGTTTCCGCGGTAG
The window above is part of the Dissulfurirhabdus thermomarina genome. Proteins encoded here:
- a CDS encoding FmdE family protein — encoded protein: MKKLDELFPIGLAFHGHKCPAMPMGLRAGLAAMRTLGVERAQDKELLLESETGKGHAAACFLDGLMTATGCTYGKANVRKLYYNKLAFTLIDARTGRAVRVAVKPDFFEKALASPFVQQRKAGVPPQEIPAEIADPLVERILGLPEAEFLEVGEVRTVEVPKGKGVFEARRCAGCGELTFVNKLRVGTDGELYCIPCSGYPD
- a CDS encoding sulfite exporter TauE/SafE family protein, giving the protein MMLSLTAAIVLALAFLFSMLGLGGAMLYIPVFHWFGYDFKSVAIPTGLLLNGVTALSAAVSYLRAGMVDVRGAAPLIVSSFLGAPVGALFTRYVPTETLILLFAAGMILAGGRMLIAAGRPDTRRHMAPGARFALMGAGGFGVGMIAGLLGIGGGFLFVPMMLAMGYPTKQAAATSAFVVVFSSFSGFAGHLAEGHFDWPLMGATLAAVIVGSQLGAKVMRERMKAAWIKRMFGGVLLAVAAKLLWRLFG
- a CDS encoding outer membrane beta-barrel protein; this translates as MPARRCGGRAPRGAAALAAAVFCCAVVAVPVDRAAAASGQDAATAERLDRLEERVGDLERALEEKDAQIRELRRRAAGPEGPGKRPGAGGETPLVFTPPGGDIQVGFGGQYRVNSYAADNDLPGDHPTASRVRIRQDLDFRFGERLRSHLELELGHTNDNLTTTPSGSRATTVGVRHAVVAFAPLGLHGPEVRAGILPLSDRFGDVLFSADWDYNPVGVEVRVPLGPVQVRGFAADLHEGAEPVAHDDFDHYQLDLQVRPAPGLRLTAGLSFLDAATPDGHHTRRHWNYGAGVEVEAGPAVAVRACVLGSRTDGRLLGVDDPGQGCAAKLEVTAEAGPHAAGLMATYASGERDGSGFLPVMALSRTYGYWGYTGLLTVQGATDTGIDESAVNISNNGYGLVTVQAYYTHRFESRFSLRLAAGWFGASHTPRGRSSELGIDTLVMGTWRLHRYLTLDLGVAYAHLRDGISGYWSGVGPAGFVAPAGARRDKTAAFSRLQLAF
- a CDS encoding alginate export family protein; its protein translation is MRPPRGPLPARALLLLAALLFGLRCAAARAGVTLDGEIRERFEAWNGLNKKAYGDAAVDSAGTVRGEPDDRLLLQRVVAGLTGEGRRIDWRLHLYDARVWGWSLDQDDFVKNRGTSDEVVMDPYEEYLELYDAQVTIKGIGTRQSRLVLGRQVIWYGDRRVFGPGSWGNAIGWLWDAARYSLRRGRDFADVWYGQTKTKDPESLSLAARHAYQGVGLYARHAWSATGGVEPFFAWKKARFFDRDRREDTRFFGCRLYEDDWRGLWFDLTWIRETGRFEDRRGPDPDVSAYAYVAKAGWTFRDLPWRPRLGLGRVYASGDPRPGDDRVRTFSSPFGSTDGRHYGRLDVMSWGNMVDDQASLDLAPRPGLSVHLALHRFSLAEKADKWTYYGYRVPGNRHAHIGDEFDAVIQWRPARDWDVQVFYAVLRAGDFITENGIARNDAGRLVCQVTWRFAAPLDTAAPQSSKEVSP
- a CDS encoding efflux RND transporter permease subunit; protein product: MNAPSGTPTPGPGGRKTFVEAYLERPYLITSFILLAAALGFIGFKAMPLNLFPDANYPVIAVIIPEPGAAASDVEDKVTRTVEKELATIDLVRKVRSVSQDEMAAVSVEFEYAKSLDAAATDVANALKRIEAKLPPDIQPPEIFRVSDATNPVFTLALAPRPGSHLDLAKVRQLADNEIREALLRVPDVANVEVFGGYAPEVTVEVDPRRLHAHGLSLAQVIAAIRAQNLNIPDGLVFRDGGQYLVKTQGERLEKARLLDIVVGREAGGEVHLGDVADVRTGYRERQSLYRGNGHPAIGVNILRPEKGHVTTTIAALERALPAIRARFPDVTFEVADTQKTIIETSISNMVDALRDAIVMTVAVIFLILANTRISLLAAVSIPFTYFLTFAAMYVFGYELNIVTLTAMIVAVGLLLDGAIVVIENIERHFRELGKDIHRAVVDGVNEILLANWAGVFTSAIVLVPIMFIGGYVEKILRQFTVVLAMALLVSYAVSVTVIPLLARHVVKAGTSRNRVERWVSHVGRYLVDPVRDFFAGLIEVALRHRGLFLLVAALLFVASMRQMPLAGRDLMPPMDTGIVKIAFETDSDSSLAATEAVAARIEAVLQDMPGVERISTTVGSEPGVVSFGTGRIPQQGLVTVHFVDRFHRKETIWELEAAIRKRAAAIPGLKSLDVFDFGATPLSSIAASVDVMISGPDPAVLDRLADDVAARIRRVRGLTTVSRSWTLDKTEWRIRVDQEKAARYGLDPVEISRQLTEAVRGGPASVLRVPGEDGYVVRVRYPAEARDSRPDIEAIQVRTRIGPVPLAELARVTRARTRTRFTRQDLEPTVDVYGYRATTAITHLQGRIQKALAGLRLPPGYTLRHEGEIKNMEEAGRRLKRALGLAVVLLFFSLAPTFRSWLNPLTIMTSIPLAMIGAAWGLLLTGRHACMPANMGMILLAGIVVNNSILLIDFIEKSRAEGVPLREAIERAVRVRTRPILMTALGTIVGMLPIAAERALGLERLSPLAVVAIGGLFVSTLLTLIYVPIFYTLFEDLRAWARGVAEGLARRAGKAPARGR